A DNA window from Siniperca chuatsi isolate FFG_IHB_CAS linkage group LG6, ASM2008510v1, whole genome shotgun sequence contains the following coding sequences:
- the LOC122878304 gene encoding uncharacterized protein LOC122878304, whose amino-acid sequence MVLASEAAGNTWPLLSAIYDRSFELKRFLLISSCDPDEQGQNMRPLEDTKPLFPGPVSPWMWRSTSTGSRLLCSHRPDSQPPITPLSQHTCLQSAHRLQCIYPGCSSSRRQIVVSTLVVVTSRPALVHAETLCLFAPCLLLYPLTCVSLFLRITDHLPALRLLLPACQPRSSQPRHLHRQYLHCRCACSGSQTPANTLTLLPFSR is encoded by the exons ATGGTGCTGG CCAGTGAAGCTGCAGGAAACACTTGGCCTCTACTTTCTGCGATTTATGATCGCAGTTTTGAACTGAAGAGATTCCTGTTGATCTCATCATGTGATCCTGACGAACAAGGACAAAACATGCGCCCCCTAGAGGACACAAAG CCATTATTCCCCGGCCCTGTGTCTCCGTGGATGTGGCGGTCTACTTCCACTGGCTCTCGACTCCTATGCTCCCACCGACCTGACTCTCAGCCTCCAATCACTCCGCTTAGCCAACACACCTGCCTCCAATCAGCACATCGTCTGCAGTGTATCTACCCCGGCTGCTCATCCAGTCGTCGCCAGATTGTTGTTTCGACCCTCGTGGTAGTTACTAGTCGGCCAGCTCTTGTTCATGCTGAAactctttgtctgtttgctccGTGTTTGCTTTTGTATCCGCTAacgtgtgtttctttgtttctcaggaTCACTGATCACCTGCCTGCTCTCCGTTTgcttctgcctgcctgccagccaCGCTCCTCTCAGCCACGCCATCTCCACCGCCAATACCTCCACTGCCGTTGTGCCTGCTCCGGATCCCAAACCCCAGCTAACACCCTCACCCTTCTTCCCTTTAGTCGATAA